Proteins encoded in a region of the Frondihabitans sp. 762G35 genome:
- a CDS encoding carbohydrate ABC transporter permease — protein MTEFTAGATARRTARPAVRTHRKRPFSARLRLATPSILRHAILVLGVILFFGPFVWMVLTSFKSSAEALSFPPTFLPKVWHFDNYTQIFSVAPFGTYYLNSTIVSVASTAGQIVTSLAAGFAFSRLKFRGSGVIFVILLAALLVPFEVVFTPLISLLSQFGWLNSYQGLIVPNVPSILGVFLFKQFFESFPTEIEDASRVDGAGVWRRMWSVVTPMATPMIGAFAVLSFVYNWNNFFFQFLAVTKTDFFTVPIGLAQLQSTNAAESFNLLMAGSTLAILPVFVVFIIFQKQIVSAMAGGLR, from the coding sequence GTGACCGAATTCACCGCAGGAGCCACCGCCCGGCGCACCGCGCGCCCCGCCGTCCGCACCCACCGCAAGCGCCCGTTCTCCGCGCGACTGCGCCTCGCGACGCCCTCGATCCTCCGCCACGCGATCCTCGTTCTCGGCGTCATCCTCTTCTTCGGACCGTTCGTCTGGATGGTGCTGACGAGCTTCAAGTCGTCGGCCGAGGCGCTCAGCTTCCCGCCGACGTTCCTGCCGAAGGTCTGGCACTTCGACAACTACACCCAGATCTTCTCGGTGGCGCCGTTCGGCACCTACTACCTCAACTCCACCATCGTGTCGGTCGCCTCGACGGCCGGGCAGATCGTCACCAGCCTCGCGGCCGGGTTCGCGTTCTCGCGGCTGAAGTTCCGGGGCTCCGGCGTGATCTTCGTGATCCTGCTCGCCGCCCTGCTCGTCCCCTTCGAGGTCGTGTTCACGCCCCTCATCAGCCTTCTGTCGCAGTTCGGCTGGCTGAACTCGTACCAGGGGCTCATCGTGCCGAACGTGCCGTCGATCCTCGGGGTGTTCCTCTTCAAGCAGTTCTTCGAGTCGTTCCCCACCGAGATCGAGGATGCCTCGCGGGTCGACGGCGCGGGCGTCTGGCGCCGGATGTGGTCGGTCGTCACCCCCATGGCGACGCCGATGATCGGGGCCTTCGCGGTGCTGTCGTTCGTCTACAACTGGAACAACTTCTTCTTCCAGTTCCTCGCCGTGACGAAGACCGACTTCTTCACCGTGCCGATCGGTCTCGCGCAGCTCCAGTCGACCAACGCCGCCGAGAGCTTCAACCTGCTCATGGCCGGGTCGACCCTGGCCATCCTGCCGGTGTTCGTCGTCTTCATCATCTTCCAGAAGCAGATCGTGTCGGCCATGGCCGGCGGGCTCCGCTGA
- a CDS encoding carbohydrate ABC transporter permease, with protein sequence MQSTVDSTSSTGATAVVPRPPRVRRRRTTEEQEGRAGYALIAPTTVLLAVFYLYPLVQTVGYSFTTWNPATGQTGDFVGLSNFTGLFQNDEFLRAAGNTGIYVLVVVPITMAIGLFFAALLAQPFRGRGVYRALLFVPYIAPIVGSALIFSFILSPLGGIVNGALTSLGVAPIGFLNSEPWALISVMVFSIWQGTGYAMIIFSAALTNIPQSYHEAATLDGAGPIRRFFSISLPLVVPTLGFLAITGVIGALQVFTQVYILTQGGPLQSTETILYFIYQQGFVFFHGGTASAAAVLLLIVGIVVSVIQLRVLNRRDTIELT encoded by the coding sequence ATGCAGAGCACCGTCGACAGCACCTCGAGCACCGGCGCGACAGCCGTCGTGCCGAGGCCGCCCCGCGTCCGCCGGAGACGCACGACCGAGGAGCAGGAGGGGCGAGCCGGGTACGCGCTCATCGCGCCGACGACCGTCCTTCTGGCCGTCTTCTACCTCTACCCGCTCGTCCAGACGGTCGGCTACAGCTTCACGACCTGGAACCCGGCCACCGGTCAGACCGGCGACTTCGTGGGGCTGTCGAACTTCACCGGCCTCTTCCAGAACGACGAGTTCCTCCGGGCGGCCGGCAACACGGGGATCTACGTTCTCGTGGTCGTTCCGATCACCATGGCGATCGGCCTCTTCTTCGCGGCCCTCCTCGCCCAGCCGTTCCGGGGTCGCGGTGTCTACCGGGCCCTCCTCTTCGTGCCCTACATCGCACCGATCGTCGGCAGCGCCCTCATCTTCAGCTTCATCCTCTCCCCGCTCGGCGGCATCGTGAACGGGGCGCTCACCTCGCTCGGGGTCGCCCCCATCGGGTTCCTCAACTCCGAACCGTGGGCCCTCATCAGCGTGATGGTCTTCTCCATCTGGCAGGGCACCGGCTACGCGATGATCATCTTCTCGGCGGCGCTCACGAACATCCCGCAGAGCTACCACGAGGCGGCGACCCTCGACGGGGCCGGCCCCATCCGGCGCTTCTTCTCGATCTCGCTCCCGCTCGTCGTGCCGACGCTGGGGTTCCTGGCGATCACCGGTGTGATCGGCGCGCTCCAGGTCTTCACCCAGGTCTACATCCTCACGCAGGGCGGCCCGCTCCAGTCGACCGAGACGATCCTCTACTTCATCTACCAGCAGGGCTTCGTCTTCTTCCACGGGGGCACGGCGAGCGCCGCGGCCGTGCTCCTGCTGATCGTCGGGATCGTCGTCTCCGTCATCCAGCTTCGCGTGCTGAACCGCCGCGACACCATCGAGCTCACCTAG
- a CDS encoding ROK family transcriptional regulator: MNPNHLQDSDYVAGSAGDVLRLIRSSDAMSRSTLARTTGLAPSTVSLRVEALVALGLVREQGTEDSRGGRRARRLALAGDAGFVAGVDVGANHVRVVLSDLAGRVLADSDTDATRAVGVSEDPAETVDALWAAINELAAVAGLDPDRFRGAAIGIPAPIEYPSGRVVTPSFRPTWHEADLPGLFARHTPAPVLVENDANLIALYESTERGRTDENQLLAIKIGTRIGCGILASGRLHRGIGGAAGEISHMAVAGESVIACTCGVPNCLDSVASGGAIAAKLRALGLDAAGASDVVALGARGEPLALDALREAGAMIGQSLAGIVNFFNPREVVLAGSMSASLPLVAAIRAELFQKCLPLVAHDLEVRATRDARVAGIRGATLLALDEVLAPARIDALLRETADDVRTA; the protein is encoded by the coding sequence ATGAACCCGAACCATCTGCAGGACTCCGACTACGTCGCCGGGTCCGCGGGAGACGTCCTCCGGCTCATCCGGTCGAGCGACGCCATGTCGAGGTCGACCCTCGCGCGCACCACCGGTCTGGCCCCGTCGACCGTGTCGCTCCGGGTCGAGGCGCTCGTCGCGCTCGGGCTGGTCCGCGAGCAGGGCACGGAGGACTCCCGGGGCGGCCGTCGCGCGCGGAGGCTCGCGCTCGCCGGCGACGCCGGATTCGTCGCGGGCGTCGACGTCGGGGCGAACCACGTGCGCGTGGTGCTGAGCGACCTCGCCGGCCGGGTGCTCGCCGACAGCGACACCGACGCGACCCGCGCGGTCGGGGTCTCCGAGGATCCTGCGGAGACCGTCGACGCCCTCTGGGCGGCGATCAACGAGCTCGCCGCCGTCGCGGGGCTCGACCCCGATCGCTTCCGCGGAGCCGCGATCGGCATCCCCGCCCCCATCGAGTACCCGAGCGGCCGCGTCGTCACGCCGTCGTTCCGGCCCACCTGGCACGAGGCCGACCTGCCCGGGCTCTTCGCCCGGCACACCCCCGCTCCCGTCCTCGTCGAGAACGACGCCAACCTCATCGCGCTCTACGAGAGCACCGAGCGGGGCCGCACCGACGAGAACCAGCTCCTCGCGATCAAGATCGGCACGCGCATCGGCTGCGGGATCCTCGCCAGCGGCCGCCTGCACCGCGGCATCGGAGGAGCGGCCGGCGAGATCAGCCACATGGCCGTCGCGGGGGAGTCCGTGATCGCCTGCACCTGCGGCGTCCCGAACTGCCTGGACTCGGTCGCGAGCGGCGGGGCGATCGCGGCGAAGCTCCGCGCCCTCGGCCTCGACGCGGCCGGGGCGTCGGACGTCGTCGCCCTCGGCGCCCGGGGCGAACCGCTCGCGCTCGACGCCCTCCGCGAGGCCGGGGCCATGATCGGCCAGTCCCTCGCCGGCATCGTCAACTTCTTCAACCCGCGCGAGGTCGTGCTCGCCGGATCCATGTCCGCGTCGCTCCCGCTGGTGGCGGCGATCCGCGCCGAGCTCTTCCAGAAGTGCCTGCCCCTCGTCGCCCACGACCTCGAGGTCCGGGCGACGAGGGACGCCCGGGTGGCGGGCATCCGGGGCGCGACGCTCCTCGCCCTCGACGAGGTGCTGGCTCCCGCCCGGATCGACGCCCTCCTCCGCGAGACGGCCGACGACGTGAGGACGGCCTGA
- a CDS encoding ROK family protein, with protein MTDLAHGDPGHPADTAVVAVDIGGTTIKGAAFDDRGALLDRLTVPTFGVESSAVESLAALVGRLEGAIAGGGRRLAGIGVASPGLVDPVHGRVSFAANLGWSDLPLVDILTERFGVPVALEHDGRAAARAERAARIAAGRDGDEFVFVPIGTGISAAIVTGGVVVQGATGGAGEFGHVQVVPDGELCTCGQRGCIEVYASASAIVRRYRAQGGTSTGLTREITEAVDDDPVAARVWDAAVGALATGITGLAALLDPTAIVIGGGLGEAGERLLVPLRARVAEHLGWRVPPLIEQSLVGPGAGLEGAALLLGPVARGSRAPGSTLVSPPASVPSPPKEFS; from the coding sequence GTGACGGACCTCGCACACGGCGACCCCGGGCATCCTGCGGACACCGCCGTCGTCGCCGTCGACATCGGCGGGACGACCATCAAGGGCGCGGCGTTCGACGACCGCGGCGCCCTCCTCGACCGGTTGACCGTGCCGACGTTCGGCGTCGAGTCGAGCGCCGTCGAATCGCTCGCCGCGCTCGTCGGGCGGCTCGAGGGCGCCATCGCCGGAGGCGGGCGTCGCCTCGCCGGCATCGGCGTCGCGTCCCCGGGACTCGTCGACCCCGTCCACGGCAGGGTGAGCTTCGCCGCGAACCTCGGCTGGTCGGACCTCCCGCTCGTCGACATCCTCACGGAGCGATTCGGCGTCCCCGTGGCCCTGGAGCACGACGGCCGTGCCGCGGCGCGGGCCGAGCGGGCGGCGCGCATCGCCGCGGGGCGCGACGGCGACGAGTTCGTCTTCGTCCCGATCGGCACGGGCATCTCCGCCGCGATCGTCACCGGCGGCGTCGTCGTCCAGGGGGCCACCGGAGGTGCGGGCGAGTTCGGGCACGTGCAGGTCGTGCCCGACGGCGAGCTGTGCACCTGCGGTCAGCGCGGCTGCATCGAGGTCTACGCGTCCGCAAGCGCCATCGTCCGCCGCTACCGCGCCCAGGGCGGGACCTCGACCGGTCTCACCCGGGAGATCACCGAGGCCGTCGACGACGATCCGGTGGCGGCCCGGGTCTGGGACGCCGCCGTCGGCGCCCTCGCCACCGGCATCACCGGCCTCGCCGCCCTCCTCGACCCGACCGCCATCGTGATCGGCGGCGGCCTCGGGGAAGCGGGGGAGCGGCTCCTGGTGCCGCTTCGAGCCCGCGTCGCCGAGCACCTCGGGTGGCGCGTGCCCCCGCTGATCGAGCAGTCGCTCGTCGGCCCCGGCGCCGGGCTGGAGGGCGCCGCGCTCCTGCTCGGACCCGTGGCCCGGGGCTCCCGCGCGCCAGGCTCGACCCTCGTCTCCCCTCCCGCCTCCGTCCCATCCCCGCCGAAGGAGTTCTCATGA
- a CDS encoding Gfo/Idh/MocA family protein, which translates to MTDTPLRIGLVGAGGIAHAHLPNLLRLGATVLVYSEVGADALVAQYGGQVVDTLDELLASVDFVDVATPTYTHHAVVKKALAAGLDVVSEKPLARTDADALDLVEAARAAGRQLYPAHVVRFFPEYVRLKEAVDEGILGDLAVLRFSRSGAFPTRTPWFGDRALSGGIIMDQMIHDLDIARWVAGEVVRVSAVSTRRGDAEHPVEAAHVLLTHASGAISHVAGIWGPQHLRFTTEYSVTGTLGSLAHSSLAEQNYTADLASPDAANGLMPEVDPTEDPYFLELREYAAAFRGGATPRVTADDGRIAVRIANAALESLATGQPVALEPEVR; encoded by the coding sequence ATGACCGACACACCCCTGCGCATCGGCCTCGTCGGTGCCGGTGGCATCGCGCACGCCCACCTGCCCAACCTGCTCCGGCTCGGAGCGACCGTGCTCGTCTACTCCGAGGTGGGCGCCGACGCCCTCGTCGCGCAGTACGGCGGGCAGGTCGTCGACACCCTCGACGAGCTGCTGGCGAGCGTCGACTTCGTCGACGTCGCGACCCCCACCTACACCCACCACGCCGTGGTGAAGAAGGCGTTGGCGGCCGGTCTCGACGTCGTCTCGGAGAAGCCCCTCGCGCGGACGGACGCCGACGCGCTCGATCTCGTCGAGGCCGCGCGCGCGGCGGGCCGGCAGCTCTATCCGGCCCACGTCGTGCGGTTCTTCCCCGAGTACGTCCGGCTCAAGGAGGCGGTCGACGAGGGGATCCTCGGCGATCTGGCCGTCCTGCGCTTCTCCCGGTCGGGTGCCTTCCCGACGCGGACGCCCTGGTTCGGCGACCGCGCGCTCTCCGGCGGCATCATCATGGACCAGATGATCCACGACCTCGACATCGCCCGGTGGGTCGCCGGCGAGGTCGTCCGCGTCTCCGCCGTGTCGACCCGCCGCGGCGACGCGGAGCACCCCGTCGAGGCGGCGCACGTGCTCCTCACCCACGCCTCCGGCGCCATCAGCCACGTGGCCGGGATCTGGGGACCGCAGCACCTCCGGTTCACGACGGAGTACTCCGTCACCGGGACCCTCGGCAGCCTCGCCCACTCCTCCCTCGCCGAGCAGAACTACACGGCCGATCTCGCCTCGCCCGACGCGGCGAACGGGCTGATGCCGGAGGTCGACCCGACCGAGGACCCCTACTTCCTCGAACTCCGCGAGTACGCGGCCGCGTTCCGGGGCGGCGCGACACCGCGCGTGACGGCCGACGACGGCCGGATCGCGGTCCGCATCGCGAACGCGGCCCTCGAGTCGCTCGCGACCGGCCAGCCGGTCGCGCTCGAGCCGGAGGTGCGCTGA
- a CDS encoding Gfo/Idh/MocA family protein produces MATVTPLTPPAPSAPVAPLKVAIMSFAHTHALGYAAALREMPGVEVRVSDPAVPDVLVPGEVRGRALADALGVDYAETYDDLLAWGPDAVIVTSENARHRELVELAAGAGAAILCEKPLATSWEDGLAMRAAVEKAGVPFMMAFPVRFAGTFDRLRAAHEGGALGEVFAIRGSNNGMLPLARSWFTEPELSGGGALVDHVVHIADLLDALRGVPVASVTAVANTKLHAARARAETAGLVTLTYADGVVAAIDCSWSQPDTSPIWGGLKLSVAGSAGTVDIDFFGPAARGLDARTGAAIVRTYGPNFDEAMLDVFLSAVRAGEQPQPDLAVGLRTLGVVLAAQESVRTGRTVEVVAP; encoded by the coding sequence ATGGCGACCGTCACGCCCCTCACGCCGCCCGCCCCGTCGGCCCCCGTCGCCCCGCTCAAGGTCGCGATCATGTCGTTCGCGCACACGCACGCCCTCGGCTACGCCGCCGCCCTGCGGGAGATGCCGGGGGTCGAGGTGCGCGTCTCGGATCCTGCGGTCCCCGACGTTCTCGTGCCCGGTGAGGTGCGGGGCCGCGCGCTCGCCGACGCCCTGGGCGTCGACTACGCGGAGACCTACGACGACCTCCTCGCCTGGGGGCCGGATGCGGTGATCGTCACGAGCGAGAACGCCCGCCACCGCGAGTTGGTCGAGCTCGCCGCCGGCGCAGGAGCCGCGATCCTCTGCGAGAAGCCCCTCGCGACGTCCTGGGAGGACGGCCTCGCCATGCGCGCGGCCGTCGAGAAGGCCGGGGTGCCGTTCATGATGGCGTTCCCGGTGCGGTTCGCGGGCACGTTCGACCGGCTGCGCGCCGCCCACGAGGGCGGGGCCCTCGGCGAGGTGTTCGCGATCCGCGGCAGCAACAACGGGATGCTGCCGCTGGCGCGGTCGTGGTTCACGGAGCCGGAGCTCTCCGGCGGCGGTGCCCTCGTCGACCACGTGGTCCACATCGCCGATCTGCTCGATGCGCTGCGAGGAGTGCCCGTGGCCTCGGTCACGGCCGTGGCGAACACGAAGCTGCACGCCGCCCGAGCCCGCGCCGAGACGGCCGGTCTCGTCACCCTCACCTACGCCGACGGGGTCGTCGCCGCGATCGACTGCTCCTGGAGCCAGCCCGACACGTCGCCGATCTGGGGAGGACTGAAGCTCTCGGTCGCAGGATCCGCGGGGACCGTCGACATCGACTTCTTCGGCCCCGCCGCGCGCGGCCTCGACGCCCGGACCGGCGCCGCGATCGTGCGGACCTACGGCCCGAACTTCGACGAGGCGATGCTCGACGTGTTCCTCTCCGCCGTGCGGGCGGGCGAGCAGCCGCAGCCCGACCTGGCGGTCGGGTTGCGGACGCTCGGCGTGGTGCTGGCCGCGCAGGAGTCGGTGCGGACGGGCCGCACGGTCGAGGTCGTCGCGCCCTGA
- a CDS encoding glutaredoxin family protein, producing the protein MTSDSAPDRILMFGAEWCGDCRRSKALLEREGVQYDYVDLEKVDDGADRARAISGRTNIPVIVFPDGSHLVEPTDAELAARLG; encoded by the coding sequence ATGACGAGCGACAGCGCCCCCGACCGCATCCTGATGTTCGGCGCCGAGTGGTGCGGCGACTGCCGCCGCTCCAAGGCCCTGCTCGAGCGCGAGGGCGTGCAGTACGACTACGTCGACCTGGAGAAGGTCGACGACGGGGCCGACCGGGCCCGCGCGATCAGCGGTCGCACGAACATCCCGGTCATCGTCTTCCCCGACGGCTCGCACCTGGTCGAGCCGACCGACGCCGAGCTCGCCGCGCGTCTCGGCTGA
- a CDS encoding DJ-1/PfpI/YhbO family deglycase/protease, with protein MTTDLTGRRVLAIVTNYGIEQDELVVPVQHLRDAGALVDIAAVTKDEIVTLVGDKDPGQTLTPDLTLDDVDAAGYGLLLIPGGTINADTLRTEARALELVHAFVDSKRPVAAICHAPWALVEAGVLDGKKLTSFASVQTDVKNAGGDWVDQAVVRDDSAGWTLVTSRSPEDLPDFLGQIDGVLGELEVPEQPRY; from the coding sequence ATGACCACCGACCTCACCGGACGCCGCGTCCTCGCCATCGTCACGAACTACGGCATCGAGCAGGACGAGCTCGTCGTCCCCGTCCAGCACCTCCGCGACGCCGGAGCACTCGTCGACATCGCCGCCGTGACGAAGGACGAGATCGTCACCCTCGTCGGAGACAAGGACCCCGGGCAGACGCTGACGCCCGACCTCACCCTCGACGACGTCGACGCCGCGGGCTACGGGCTCCTGCTGATCCCCGGCGGCACGATCAACGCCGACACCCTCCGGACCGAGGCGCGCGCGCTCGAGCTCGTGCACGCGTTCGTCGACTCCAAGCGACCCGTCGCCGCCATCTGCCACGCCCCGTGGGCCCTCGTCGAGGCGGGCGTGCTCGACGGCAAGAAGCTGACGTCGTTCGCCTCCGTGCAGACCGACGTCAAGAACGCCGGCGGCGACTGGGTCGACCAGGCCGTCGTGCGCGACGACTCCGCGGGATGGACCCTCGTGACGTCGCGGAGCCCGGAGGACCTCCCCGACTTCCTCGGGCAGATCGACGGCGTGCTCGGCGAGCTCGAGGTTCCCGAGCAGCCCCGCTACTGA
- a CDS encoding ABC transporter permease has product MPDDTQDARAVTPLATAPAAAAASADSAEVRRPGLGLAFLLSEITVLFRRTRTIAMLGALALIPILLAIAVKVTTSGDSGRGPAFLSQITGNGLFVSLTALTVSIPLFLPLTVGVVAGDTIAGEAGLGTLRYLLVAPAGRVRLLLVKYAGAALFCFVGTLVVVVVGALIGALLFPIGPVTLLSGQQVGFADYAGRMLLLALYVTISLLGLSAIGLFISTLTSVPVGAMAATIVLSTVAQIVGSLPQLSFLAPYLFTNYWLGFADVLRSPMSFDNFQANALLQLGYVVVFGFLAWGRFSTKDILS; this is encoded by the coding sequence TTGCCGGATGACACGCAGGACGCCCGCGCCGTGACACCGCTCGCGACCGCCCCGGCAGCAGCGGCCGCCTCGGCCGACTCGGCCGAGGTGAGGCGCCCCGGCCTCGGACTCGCCTTCCTCCTCTCCGAGATCACTGTGCTGTTCCGCCGCACCCGGACCATCGCGATGCTGGGCGCCCTCGCGCTCATCCCGATCCTGCTGGCGATCGCCGTCAAGGTGACGACGTCCGGCGACAGCGGTCGCGGGCCGGCCTTCCTCAGCCAGATCACCGGCAACGGGCTCTTCGTGTCGTTGACGGCGCTGACGGTGTCGATCCCGCTGTTCCTCCCCCTCACCGTCGGCGTCGTCGCCGGCGACACGATCGCGGGCGAGGCCGGACTCGGCACTCTCCGCTACCTCCTGGTCGCGCCGGCCGGGCGCGTGCGGCTGCTCCTCGTCAAGTACGCGGGGGCGGCGCTCTTCTGCTTCGTCGGCACCCTGGTGGTCGTCGTCGTCGGGGCGCTCATCGGCGCGCTCCTGTTCCCGATCGGGCCGGTGACGCTGCTCTCCGGGCAGCAGGTCGGTTTCGCCGATTACGCGGGCCGGATGCTCCTGCTGGCCCTCTACGTCACCATCTCGCTGCTCGGCCTCAGCGCCATCGGACTGTTCATCTCCACGCTGACCTCCGTGCCGGTCGGAGCCATGGCCGCCACGATCGTGCTCTCGACCGTCGCGCAGATCGTCGGGTCGCTGCCGCAGCTGTCGTTCCTCGCGCCGTACCTCTTCACGAACTACTGGCTCGGCTTCGCGGACGTGCTGCGGTCGCCCATGTCGTTCGACAACTTCCAGGCGAACGCGCTGCTGCAGCTCGGCTACGTCGTCGTGTTCGGCTTCCTCGCCTGGGGGCGGTTCAGCACCAAGGACATCCTGAGCTGA
- a CDS encoding ATP-binding cassette domain-containing protein, producing MADSLAIETTALTKQFGRQRAVADLDLAVPSGSVFGFLGPNGSGKTSTIRMLLGLTRATSGEVRMLGGDMPRSLHRVLPRVGALVEGPSFYPFLSGRANLLRLDTADRDAPGATRKARVDAALERVGLGHAADKKAHAYSLGMKQRLGIANALLMPRELLILDEPSNGLDPQGTREVRTLIGSLAGEGTTIFVSSHLLSEIEQMCTHVAVMSAGRLLTQGTLDELRAQGVQRVSVVTPDGEVAAAVLQRLGLHPAPADAGHPVRADTVTAELTAGGPAPESISAALVAEGVRLRGFQVAGASLEDRFVDLTGEGFDVAG from the coding sequence GTGGCAGACTCGCTCGCGATCGAGACGACGGCTCTCACGAAGCAGTTCGGTCGTCAGCGAGCCGTCGCCGATCTCGACCTGGCCGTGCCCTCGGGCAGCGTCTTCGGGTTCCTCGGTCCGAACGGCTCGGGCAAGACCTCCACGATCCGCATGCTGCTCGGGCTCACCAGGGCCACGAGCGGCGAGGTCAGGATGCTCGGAGGCGACATGCCCCGGAGCCTCCACCGGGTCCTCCCCCGCGTCGGGGCCCTCGTCGAGGGTCCGTCGTTCTACCCGTTCCTCTCCGGCCGCGCCAACCTCCTGCGACTCGACACCGCCGACCGCGACGCCCCAGGCGCCACACGGAAGGCGCGGGTCGACGCCGCCCTCGAACGGGTCGGCCTCGGGCACGCCGCCGACAAGAAGGCCCACGCCTACTCGCTCGGCATGAAGCAGCGTCTCGGGATCGCGAACGCGCTCCTGATGCCCCGCGAGCTCCTCATCCTCGACGAGCCGAGCAACGGGCTCGACCCCCAGGGCACCCGCGAGGTCCGCACGCTGATCGGCTCCCTCGCCGGCGAGGGCACCACGATCTTCGTCTCGAGCCACCTGCTGTCCGAGATCGAGCAGATGTGCACGCACGTGGCCGTCATGAGCGCCGGTCGGCTCCTCACCCAGGGCACGCTCGACGAGCTGCGCGCCCAGGGCGTCCAGCGGGTCAGCGTGGTCACGCCGGACGGCGAGGTGGCGGCCGCCGTCCTGCAGCGTCTCGGGCTGCATCCTGCCCCCGCCGACGCGGGGCACCCGGTCCGCGCCGACACCGTCACCGCCGAGCTGACCGCCGGAGGTCCCGCCCCGGAGAGCATCTCGGCCGCCCTCGTCGCCGAGGGCGTGCGGCTGCGCGGATTCCAGGTCGCGGGAGCGAGCCTCGAGGACCGCTTCGTGGATCTCACCGGAGAGGGGTTCGACGTTGCCGGATGA
- a CDS encoding LolA family protein: MKKSQLRWVPALVVPAVVIAGAVAIPSMANADVQLPSKSAAGIVALAEKSVGTSFSGSVTQTADLGLPQVPTSALGSSAKSGVDGVLAQLTGTHKAKVYVKGTTASRIQTLDDLAERDVTRNGDSVWAYDSKANTALHVTLPSGSSAESAPSTATLPTPTEVAQKALDAIGRYTTVATSSNVLVAGQKAYQITLTPKDSTTLVGSVTLAVDATTGVPLKAVIDARGQAAPAYSVAFTSIDYSTPSADTFAFSPPKGATVTDKTVPSARSHAKHPGALSQGDATANAERKASEKAARAEARPTVIGSGWSSIIAATLPTGALTSLSEGSGSSSQLLDQVLKPVAGGKVVQTSLLSVFLADSGKVYVGSVSAADLEAAVAAQK, encoded by the coding sequence ATGAAGAAGTCGCAGCTCCGCTGGGTCCCCGCCCTCGTCGTCCCCGCCGTGGTGATCGCGGGCGCGGTGGCGATCCCGTCGATGGCCAACGCCGATGTCCAGCTCCCGTCGAAGTCCGCGGCCGGCATCGTCGCCCTCGCCGAGAAGAGCGTCGGTACGTCCTTCTCCGGCAGCGTCACGCAGACCGCCGATCTCGGTCTCCCCCAGGTTCCCACCTCGGCGCTCGGCTCATCGGCCAAGTCCGGTGTCGACGGCGTCCTCGCGCAGCTGACCGGGACCCATAAGGCCAAGGTCTACGTCAAGGGCACCACGGCCTCCCGGATCCAGACCCTCGACGACCTCGCGGAGCGCGACGTCACCCGCAACGGCGACTCCGTGTGGGCCTACGACTCGAAGGCGAACACCGCCCTCCACGTCACGTTGCCGTCCGGCTCCTCCGCAGAGTCGGCCCCCTCGACCGCGACCCTCCCCACGCCGACCGAGGTCGCGCAGAAGGCCCTCGACGCGATCGGCCGCTACACGACCGTCGCGACGAGCAGCAACGTCCTGGTCGCCGGACAGAAGGCGTACCAGATCACGCTCACGCCGAAAGACTCCACGACCCTCGTCGGCAGCGTGACCCTCGCCGTCGACGCGACGACGGGCGTTCCGCTCAAGGCGGTCATCGACGCCCGCGGCCAGGCCGCTCCCGCCTACTCGGTCGCCTTCACGTCGATCGACTACTCGACGCCGTCCGCCGACACGTTCGCCTTCAGCCCGCCGAAGGGCGCCACGGTGACCGACAAGACGGTGCCGTCGGCCCGCTCCCACGCCAAGCACCCCGGTGCGCTCTCCCAGGGCGACGCCACGGCGAACGCCGAGCGCAAGGCCTCCGAGAAGGCGGCCCGCGCCGAGGCGCGTCCGACCGTGATCGGCTCCGGCTGGAGCTCGATCATCGCGGCCACGCTGCCGACCGGTGCTCTCACGTCGCTCTCCGAGGGCTCGGGCTCGTCGTCGCAGCTCCTCGACCAGGTGCTGAAGCCCGTCGCGGGCGGCAAGGTCGTCCAGACGTCGCTCCTCTCGGTCTTCCTCGCCGACAGCGGCAAGGTCTACGTCGGGTCGGTGAGCGCCGCCGATCTCGAGGCGGCCGTCGCCGCCCAGAAGTAG